The DNA sequence GGGCTGTGGCCGTGAAGGAGGAGCCTCGTGGGCCAGAGGGCAGCCGGGGCACCAGCCGAGGAGGCTACAATCCCCTGCAGTACCAAGTGGCACACTGTGGGCAGACAGCGGTGCATCTTCCCCCGGCGCTGGCAGCACCTGGCCAGCCCCTCCGCGTCCTCAAGGTAAGACCAAGGCAGCTCTCCCTGTGTCCACCCCGGGTTGGAGCAAGGTGGTTGGACTTACGGGGCTTACCTAACAAGTCTGTGTTTGGTGCTCCGGGGGAAACGGCCCACCTCAAGGCCGTGTTTCCCCACTCTATGAATTCACTTCTCCGAACTCCACTTGTGTCCTGAAGACCCTGTGGTTGCTGCTCTGCCCTGATCTAGGGCTGGACCAGCTTCTCTGCCTGTCCACTATACCCCTTCTCTTGTTTCTCTGTTGCCTGCTTCTGGAAGAGGAAATGCTGCTGGTTGTAGAATTGTAGAACAGGAGACTTACAACAGACAAACCAAAGGAAGGGGTCCTCAGAGAATGTGAGCGCATGAAAGAAagctttgagccgggcggtggtggtggtggtggtgcgcgcctttaatcccagcactcgggaggcagaggcaggcggatctctgtgagctcgaggccagcctggtctacagagtgagttccaggacagtaaactgagaaaccctgtcttgaagaaaaaagaaaagaaaaagaaaaagaaaagaaagacagcttTGGTCTCAGACCAAGGACCATGTGTGCATCTAGGTTGGGGTCCTTCACAGAGAGACAGGGTGATGACTGGGAGACGGGAGATGGGAGCTGCCCGCCTGGGAGTCCTCTAGTCCTTGGAGGCCCCAGGTATGCCCTTGCTGCTGAGATTCCTGCTcagcctctgctctccctcctggtGGACCCTCACTTCTCTGTCCCTCTGACTTACCCTCCAGGCCCCTGTGGCTGCTGCCGCCCCTCCGTGCAGCCCCCTCCTCAAGGCACCCTCCccagctgggccctcccacaaggGCAAGAAGGCCGTGAACAAAGACAGCCTAGAGTACCGGCTGCGACGGGAACGCAACAACATTGCAGTGCGCAAGAGCCGGGACAAGGCCAAGCGGCGCATTATGGAGACGCAGCAGAAGGTGCTGGAGTACATGGCCGAAAACGAGCGTCTGCGCAGCCGCGTGGAGCAGCTCACCCAGGAGCTAGACACCCTTCGTAACCTCTTCCGCCAGATCCCTGAGGCCGCCAGCCTTATCAAGGGTGTGGGGAGCTGCAGCTGAGCCTGCCTGGCAGACTGTGGACACCAGACCCTGAGGACCCCCACCCTCCTAGGTCCCCAGAGTCCTGAACAGGCCAAGCCTGAAACAGCGATCATGGACAATGGCAGCCAGTAGCTGGGAAGGTCGGGACCGTAATGATTCTGTGGCTGAATAAATGGCACTGTGACTTGATGCTGGAGCTGTTCACTGGGTCTGGGGCCTGGGCCTGGCGGGAGTGCTGTGTGTATACTTGTGGAAGACCCCCGAGGGCCGGGAATACATGTGGCTAGGTCCACATATTCTTGTCGCCATGTCCAAATGAACATCTAGTAAACACTGCCTAGAGTTTGCTAGTAAATACACCTGGTAAACGCTGTCCACAGCTCTCTCCATCACATGCTCCATGTCCTTCCACCCACCCACTTGGTCCTTTGTAAGGTGAACACATGCTTGGTACCACCACTGTGCATGCCAGCACCTGGAGCAGCCTCTGCAGATCGTCTTGGAAGAATCTGGGGGTTCAGGGTGATCCCAACACTACACGGCTCCAGTGCCAGGCCCTCTGACCCTAGGCCTGCTCTCTTACTGTAAGTCCTGGGAGCTCTTCTCCTAGGGGACTTCCTGATGGCTCGGCCATATTTGTGGTCCCTTGGCTCTTGATCCAGCatgccttctcttttctcttgttccacatccttgctCCAATCTTTAGCTCTCATCCCCTAGGGCACTGGCTCCCTAACATTGGAGAAGGTGAACACCTGGAGAAATCGGTTAGGATGTGAAACCCCACCTTCCAGGTGTTTTCTGTAGAgctgcagccaggaagcaaagcagTACGATAATGGAGTCTCGGTTTGCATCTCTGCCACGTATGGGCTGTCTGACCTTGAACCAGTTACCCCTCCTTTCCGTGCTGCGGTCTCCTCATCTGCACAGAAGGAATCTCAGCACCTATCCTGCGTGCTATTTTCATAGAGAAATGGGGTTTGACATGTGGTGAGCACGGATGTTCGTTCTGGTTCCATTTTGCTAGAAACAAAAAGGACGTCCGACCTCCTCTAAACTTCTCTTTTTGCAGGTGAGTAGCCTGGGGCCtcggagaaagaaagagactccTAGAGTCACACAGCAGTGAGGAGGCAGAATCAAAATTAGCCCCGGGAAATCACAGATCTCAAGAGGCTCTAGGAGAGACCTCAAGAGATCATCTGTGTGAGCTTTGCCCTCAGACAAGCAAGATAGTGCGAGCCACATCTTGTAGATAAAGCGGGGAGGGCCGAAGGGGATGAGAGCTCGCTCAGTCCTCTGTGGCTCAGCACGAGGCAGCTCTTTACTCTCGAATCCTCCCCtggggaaagacagacagacacggcaCAGGAGCCGCAGTCAAGACGGCACAGAGTTGGCAGAGTGCTAGCCTGATGGTCACAAGACCCTAGGTTCCATCATGAGCGCCACGAAGCAACAAACGAAAAAGTAACCGTGAATTGTCCCACCATGTTAGAGACTGGACTGGAAAGCACTACAGtatatggggggtgggggtggtgtatATGGATCATCACAGGTCGGTTTCTCTTTCCACTTCAGACCTCAGTGGGAGAAGCTATCACACACCCCAGGCGTCTGTGTGCACCAGGCTAACCGTGGCCCAAACTCTTCCCACTTCTGACTCAGCACCCTCCCTTTTCCCTGTGTCCTCGGCCAAGCTCTGATTAGGGTGGACAGACTTGAACCTTAGGGTGGACTTGAACCTTTGGATGTTGCTTGAGTAGGAGGTCAAGGTGTCCGTCTCTATGGCACCTGGGAAAATCCTCTCCTCTTGCCTTCAGCTCTTGGGATGCATAAGGGGGCGTTGCACAGAATGCTGGTGGCTCAGTCTTCTGACTCCCTCTATTTGGTTTAAGGCCACCCCACGCACCCCTGGACTCCTTTGAAGGCATCAGATGGTAGGGTCTGCTTTACCTGAGCCTCTTTCCCACGGCTCTGAGCTGTGTGTGCCTCCTTCCAGCCCCCCAGTGACCTGTCACTcctcagagtgtctttctttctttctttctttctttctttctttctttctttctttctttctttctttctttctttctttttttcatttactttatgtgtatgggtgttttgcctcctTATATGTACTTGCACCAAGTTCGTGCCTGGTGGTAAGGAAGACCGGCAGgcagcatcagattccctggaactggtgcTACAGGCATAtgtgagcctccatgtgcatgctggggatTCACCTTGGGTCCTTTGCAATAGCAACAAGCACTCAGAGTGTCTTTCTAATTGGCACTGGAGCTAAAgaagagccatctccccagagaGATTCCAATGAGATACGACCAGGAACAGccaaacacccccccacacacacactccattccGTCCGCGTCGATCCTGAGATGCATTGCCACTTGCAGGCGCCTCTCAATCTGACGTTAGCTGGCTTCAACCAAAGTAATTTATTCAGCGGATATTGCCAAGCATCTCTGCTGAGAAAGAGACGATGTCTCAGCTGCAGGAATAGGAAGGAAAGTTAATAAACAAACCTGTCTCCTGTCTCCATGGCCCTTCCACCCACCCCTCCATTCTCTGTCCCTCTTAGCTGTTCTGCTCTCAGGGGGGGCTGCCTTCCTTCATCAGCAGGTTTCCCAGAGTGAGGGGGACTGGTGTAAGAGGGCCggctggaggagagggaggcagaaccTCTCTGCCAGCCCCTCTCTTGGCATTCCCTTAGGGCCCTGGGGTGGCAGTGACCCCCCTGCTATTGACCTGGTATTTGCCATTCCTGTGGCTTCCCAAGACCCTCCTTGAATAGCTATATAAAGTGCTTTCTTTCTCATTATCCCATTTGAATGTGCCTGTGGGGGGAGTCAAATTAATCAACAGACACTGTCGCAGCTAGGAAAGTTAAAGGTCTCTTGGAGAAAGTGACGTATAAGTTGAAACGTAAAAAACTTTGGAAGGGGATGATGGGCACAGGAAGAGCAATGTAAACCGCCGGCGCTAAGTATGGATGACCGGCAAGGACAAACTTGAGTACTCCAGAAAATACCCTCTCTACGGAAAGGGACTGCAAAtgaccctccagccttccctctgCCCTGATGCCTCAGCCGGGAGTCTAGCTGGCTTATCTTTGACCTGAGAGTGACCTCTCGGGGATGTCCACAGGGAAAGGACACAGTGGAAGGAGGGGTACCTAGCCAACTCCTGCCAGAGTTTGGAAAGTCTCCAAGACTGAGAACCTCTGAAAACCAGCAGATCaagcccccatccccacccccacccccaccgccaccTCCATTCCCGGCCGCTTTTCCTCCTTGAACACGGCTGAGGTGAAGGACAAGAGTCCTGAACTGAGACTCGCTCTCAAGCTGCAGGGAAGCCTGTGAGAGGAAGGTTGTGGGGAGATACTGATACCACGAGGGAAGGAAGCTGCCCAAGGTGAGTCTGCCAAGGTCAGTCAGCGGGTGCTTGTGAAAGCTGCCCCCTTCGGTGCGCACCTCCCAACCCCCAGAGATTGCCTCACTCCTGGGCCCCCAGGGCCCCCATCCCAGTGTTGCAAGAACCCCGTTGGGGTTGTGGTGGAAAGGGGCCTCTTCACCTCCACCCCTTGCCCTGCTCCAAGCCTGTGAGAAGACTCTGGTATCGACAGCAGGGCCCGAGGACCTGTGTACTCCCCTAGTACATTCACTAGTCCCCAGCAggtcatctcctcctccaaagtgGCAGTGGCCTAACCCAGACAGTACTTCCTGGCCTGACCTCAGAAAACCAATGGCAGGTGAGAAATCCTCTCCATGGGGAGAGAAGGTGGGTGTATTCGCAGGAAAAGGGGCCACTTGACTTTACCAAAATGGCCATCAGCTGTGACTTGATGGAGCAGGGGAAGGATCCTGTGCCCTGGCAAGGGAAGGCCTTGCTTGCAGGGAAAGACCCACCTGCAGAACTGTGGCTTCTCACTTGTCCTAAAAAGCAAGGTCATGATGTAGGCAGAGGCCAGCCATATGATAGCCTGGCTCCACTCCAGTGTCCTGAAAGCTAAGCTTCATCCCAAAGGCTCAAACTCAAAACCCCTATCATCCCTGCAACACCTAGTGGCATGGGCACCCTGGCCAGGCCATCCAAACCCTTCTGCAATCGGGACGGTTTGCAAAACTCCTACCAGCTCCTCTTTTGTTACCATCTGAGGTTAGGACTGTACTTGGGAGATAAGCTCGGACCCCACCCACCTGTCCCACAGACTGCTGGCCTTCTGCAACTGGGAAGGTTTGCAAAACCCTTGCTAGCTCCAGCTGTCAACATCTGAGGCTAGCTAGGGCTGCACTCCAAGATAAAGGCtagctccacccacccaccctgacTTCAAACCTCCAAAGTATCATGGCCCCAAGAGTCAGTGCTCCTAGGAGCCCACTCGGGATCTGGAAGCCTTCTCAGGCTAGCACAGAGAGCTCCTATCTGTACCTTGATGTGCAAAGCCTccctttctggttttgtttgtttttgtttgttgagacagggtcttatactGAAGCCCAGACTAGCCTAGAATGCAAAGCAAttctcccgcctcagcctcctgagtgctgagatttcaggcacAATTCGCCACACTCAACTTCTTTCCCTGGCTTTTGTCCTCACCTCCCTTCACACCACATTcaacgtttttttgttttttgtttttttttttttttagaaaggccTATGGAACATGTACCCTTGGCCAGGCACTTTACTTACTGTAGGAACTACAGGCTACATGAGAGTAGTCTTTGCTCCCATAGAGTTTACAGTTAATAAGGGTGGCAGGCAAGCACGGCACCACAAATACAGAACTCTAAATTGGGGGCACTGCTGTGGGCTAAAATAGAGGTGACCTGTGATAATTTTCAtttgttgtgagacagggtctcactatagtaGTCCAGCCTGGACATGcgactctttttttgtttgtttgtttggttggttggtaggttggtttttttgttttctgagacagggtttttctgggtagccctggctgtcctggaactcactctgtagactaggctggccttgaacgcagagatccacctgcccctgtctcccaagcgcttcgattaaaggtgtgtaccaccaccaccaccaccaccaccaccaccaccaccaccacaggactggacttgaactcgtaatcttcctgcttcagcctgtcAGGTACTGAGATTGCAGGggtgtactaccacacctggtaCCAGTGGTGGGTTTCAATTAAAGCATCTGCTTTAAATGTGAGGGCCAGGAAAGGCTTGTTTGAGAGAATAACAGAGTAGCAGAATTCAAGAGGTAAGTCTGGCAAAAAGCAGGGATTCCCACATAGAGGCAATCGTTCCGAAGCAAGTCTTTACCATTCACAGCAGTGCCCCCAATTTGGAGTCTGTGGTTGGGATGGGACAAGCTAGattgggagggagagggatgCCCGGGATGAGGCCCAGCAGGGCTGAGGCTGGAGTTCCCAAGCTCCCTCAGGTGGGATCTAGAGCATAATGGAAAGACTGCCCTTCCTTCCAAGAGAAGAGAAAACCCCCCCTCTCTCTTAGAAAGGGAAAAGGtagaaacagattaaaac is a window from the Peromyscus eremicus chromosome 9, PerEre_H2_v1, whole genome shotgun sequence genome containing:
- the Cebpe gene encoding CCAAT/enhancer-binding protein epsilon, with product MSHGTYYECEPPRGGQQPLEFSGGRAGPGELGDMCEHETSIDLSAYIESGEEQLLSDLFAMKPAPETRSLKGPGTPSFPHYLPADPRPFAYPSHTFGPDRKALGSGIYGNPGSYDPRAVAVKEEPRGPEGSRGTSRGGYNPLQYQVAHCGQTAVHLPPALAAPGQPLRVLKAPVAAAAPPCSPLLKAPSPAGPSHKGKKAVNKDSLEYRLRRERNNIAVRKSRDKAKRRIMETQQKVLEYMAENERLRSRVEQLTQELDTLRNLFRQIPEAASLIKGVGSCS